In the genome of Arachis hypogaea cultivar Tifrunner chromosome 9, arahy.Tifrunner.gnm2.J5K5, whole genome shotgun sequence, the window caACAAAGAGATCAGAAGAAGGTTATTTGTATTACTATTATCTATGTGTACCTTGgaattattcttcttattttgagACTTTTCATTAATTTTCTTTGGAGGTGGCTTAATGGAGACCGGAGCTTTGGGAGCGGTGGCACTGGCTTTGGCTACATGCTCTACTTTCTTGACAGGCCCTGATGATGGTTTCTCGATTTTGATTGATGATGGTTGTGCTTGTGCCATTTTCACACTATAAGAAAAGAGTTTCTCACCTTAGTTCGATCACTGCTATGTATTTTCTACTATACTAGGTACATCCATTTATAGGTGATGAGATTAATTAGAGCATATTTTTACACCAATTTGTTACTACTGTAGTAGAGAATAAAATTGAAGCGTCATATTACGGATAAGTTCATTATTGTTGTATGTACGCAGCATCTGATGCTTAGCTAGCTTCACCTAAGGCATATTTCGAagatattatgttattattattattattataattgttattattattgcaaaTTGGATCATTATTCATATTCTACCATGTGGTAGGGATTGAACTGCTTAGACATGCACATGCATTAATCTCAATCCCTTCTTCTTGTTTCATTAATTaggcctttctttttctttggttgGTAACAACTAAAACAATCTTTTGGTAAAGGCAAGGACAGAGATATCTCATCATGCATATATGCATGTCATTATCCAAGAacctaaagaaaaatataattgatGTGCATTTAACTTTAATTGTTTAATGTAAAACCCTTTTTTCTGTTTGGTAGGTGAGATGACCTTCAGTTGACTAGTGATTAGCATGGGCTAAAATTTTATGAATTATAAACCTCTTAACATATATTAGCCCCCCAATTTGTTGGCtagctttttattgtttttatatgACACTTTAAAAGCAAAAAGATTTATAGTTTAGTAGTTAAAGAAATGGTAAGAACTATAACTTGAAGGGACCATGTTTAAGTCTCCAGAACAACCATTTAAAATAATGtttaaaaacaacaaaattattgAGTATCCAGATTTTAAATTGATGTAACAGCTCGTTTTACATAAACACTGAAGTAATACTATACTGTAATTACAATTTTTTCCATGTAGAAAATTACTTCAGCGTGTATGCTAGATTTCATCAAACTGGTCCCATATATTCTTGACAAGGAGAATGCTCTGTATTAAATTCAGTGAGAACAGCATAGGAATATAATAATACAGATATTTACAAATTACAACTAATATAACAGATATTTTCATGCCAAACATAACATCTTTGAATGAATCCATTTTAGTgcagaaataacaaaaagaatgggaaatttattttattttatttttttttcaatcttgtCCTGGTTTGACAAATAGACAAGACAAAACACAAATGCTGACAGAATTATATGCATTTACTTGATAAAACTAAGTTTCCAAATTCCAACAATAATCACATGCATAGGAAGATCCAAAACCACCTTTTTTGTGCCAGCAAAATAGACCATTGTCCTCTTACTAGATGATGAAAAAAAACTTTGGACACAAGTTTCTCTACCAATTCTGATTGCTTCATTTCAtgtcaaataattaataatcacAAAAAGGCATTAAAATATTCTGCTTACAATTTGAATGAATTCCCACCAGTTTTACATAAGGTGGGAAATTCAAACAAAAACCAAACTCTAAATCTGTTCATAACAATTCAAAGTCCTTATTGTTAGTCAGTGAGGCTGCCCCATCCTCAAAGCTAAATATGCGACAACTCTGTATCCAATTAACATCAGAGTCAATGTTGCAACATCTTCCCACAAATTTTCAATCCCCAAACACTTTATAGCAGGAAAGTCTCTTACTCTACAAAGCAAGCCATGTCCACAATCATACACATCATTTTCTGGATACTGAACTCCTACAAGGAGCTTATAGCAGTAGTGACTGAAGGAGACATACTTCAACCATTCTATGAAGGGGGGCATATGTTGAATGTAGTAGCCGCCGGCCAAGAGAAACACCAGCATGGTCACTGAGGCTAGAGTCGTGGCTTGCTTCACATCCATGAGGATTGCGCCGAGTGCTAGGCCTATTCCTTGGGATACAAGGACATTGAAAAGCATGATCAAGAGGGTTAGCACAAATGTCACTACTGAAGGCTTTAGTCCTCCCATCCAGTAGCTGATGCTTACAAAGATTGTAGGGAGGACAAGCTCCATTGGCAAGTCTCCGAGCATTCGTGCCACGTAGTATGAGGACAGATGGTACATTCCTGATGATCTTTCTTTCACAAGCATTGGCCTCTCCAGAGGAAATGCAAAGATAgcattgaagagagggaagaatCCCCagaaaattgagaagaagaaaaggagtcCAACCTGTCAAAGAATGCAACCTTGTTATAAGTACtaagaaaatttaatttttacaagtCTTAAAATTTGTCTGCATCAAATAACATTTTAGTTGGTAATTCTTGCAATCagtttattagtttaaaaaactTTTAACATCTGAGAGGAAAAAAATGTAACTGCATGAATCTGCAATTTCATTACTCTCAACTTTGAGTTGTcacataaaaaggagaaaaaacagAACATGGTTTTATATAATACCTGATCTTGTATGTGTGAGTGATCACAGTGCCACCAAAGAAGCCCTGAGAGAATGGATACAGACAAAACTTGGAAGATTCGAAGGCCAGAAAAGGATTCATGCCTTCTCTCTTGTAAACCCCTCTTAAGTAACACCTTCAATTGCTCCCACCATGTTGTGTTCCATTGATTATCAGAACCTACCCAAGAATGATTGATGATATAATTTAACCATGGTGTTTATACATTAGTATAACCCCCTCGAATAATAAGTGCTGGCAGTTTTGTCGGTCTAACACTTATTATTGGACGAAGCGAGTAATAAAGGAAAAAGAATTCAAAGAGAGCATGAAATTTTGACTTACTTCTTGGTGTTCCTGATGATATTACCGAGTCAATATTATTTCGTTGAATCTCTTCTTTAAGAGCAGGATACAAGTTCTTCTTGTAGGATGAAATTAGGGACTGTTTGATTGATGCTTGATCCTCGTGATGTTCAACATTATCCTCATGTTTGACATCAGCAACTATGCCTGCAAGCAGAGTGTAAAAGATTAATGGATGGACACTATTGACTTTTGTGGCATATGATCAAAAGTAATAGAAATTAATAGTACAATGCTTCAAGATGTTTCCACCATCATAGAATTTGTGCTTCAAATATGCTCTGCATTTAATTCTAAGAAATTGAATTCAATTTCTCatcataatttaaaaatcaaatgaaCTTTTTTTAGTAGTCCTATAATGGCTAGTAGTGCCACACTGGGTAGGGACTTAATTGTTCATGTGGCTTGATGGCTATGTTTTTGAGAAGGAAAATTCCTCTCCCAATAAAAAAGATTCTGCTTTCAAAATAAGAATAAGTACCCCTAGCACAGCACAAAAGAAGAGAGCAAAAAGTAATGTCactgaataaaaaatagaaagaataaaaatatgcacCTTTAATTTGATTgaagaggaaaaaaagaaaaagaaaaagaaattcttCTATACAATTTTCTTATGCCAAAGAACTTATGGTTGGATTTGGAGACAAGCTAATCTCTGGGAAAATCAAAtgtaattaataaatacaaaGCAGCTAATAGGCTaagtaatttcttttttaaacaaACATGGACACACATGCACACAGATATCTATCTATCTTTCACAAAACTTTATCTAGCCATCATGAGATTCGGACCATTTCAAACTCCTTTTACAACATAAAGTTTTTCTTGTGTTGATCTCTATCTACCAACAGAAGAAAAAGCTCACATGTCGTGAAAAATTGACCCCATTTCGGTATTATGTCTAATCAAATTACTGCTCCTAATGACCCATTATTCGTTATAGCTATTGCTATCTATGTTTCAAACAAGTTTCGCTAGCTAGCTTCAGAGAAGACCTTAAATCCTATCTCACCACCATTATTTAAAATCTTTGAAAATGAACCTTCACCTGATAGTTAATGACCACAAGTCACAAGTGTCAATCACTATCTCTTTCAATATTATCTAACTTAAAATCGCCAGATCCATATACTTATTACTTTTATATAGAAACCATATCTAAgcaaataaaataagagaaattctaacaaccatcaaaatttatattttttgttattacataattatcaatttaatcttttttattgtagtttttttaatttagtaatttaatgatatattttattccatacttttaaatattgataactaattgatagttaaaagtaataaattttaatgattttctaatattttttataaaataaatcctTAATTAATATAATGCATGAGAGTGCATGTATAAGTCGAAACAGGACAAATATAATTTGAGAAACCGGCATCTCACCACAAAATCCCACAAAAAAATCCAAgatgttatatatatatcatgGTCGTAATCATCATCATCGCTATACTTgaattaattgaataattaatgaatatagaCCCAATAATCAAGCTAACTAAGGTCAAAATCAAATCATCACTACACTCACCATTTGCAAGGTCAAGAAGGAAATCAGCAGGGTTGACGAAGTTGAAAGCTGGCGCATACCCGATGGATTCAAGATACTCCATGACCCGACCCGATTGACCGGAATAAATCGGGTGCCCGTCACTAAGCACCACCACCTTATCAAACATCCTGTAAAGCCGGCTCGACGGCTGGTGAATCGTCGTCACCACCGTCCGGCCGCCGCGGGCGAGCCCTCGCACCACCGACACGATCAGCTGAGCCGTCGTGGAGTCCAGCCCGGACGTAGGCTCGTCGAGAAACAACAAACTAGGGTTTATCAGCATCTCAAGACCTATACTCACTCTTTTCCTCTCTCCTCCGGAGATTCCCCGGATAATCGACACTCCGCCGCCGACGGGACTGTTCCGGCACCGCGTGAGGCCGAGTTCCGCGATAATCGCGTCTGCATGCTGAAGCTTCTCTTCCTTGGTGAGCGTCTTCGGGAGCCTCAGCATGGCGGCGTAATTTAGGGTTTCTTGGACGGTCAGGTGAGGGTAGAGTACGTCGTCTTGGGAGACGAAGCCTATCTTGCGCTTCACGGCGGCGGTGTCGTGGCGGCCGTTGTAAGTTATGGAGCCGGAAACTTTTCCGACGAGGCGACCGGCGAGCGCGGTCAAGAGAGTTGTCTTGCCGCTCCCGGACGGCCCCAGCATTGCCGTTAGCTCCCCGGGACGAGCGACGCCGGTGACGCCGCTGAGTATTTTCCTTCTGTGCTTTGGCTCTTGATGCATGAAGCAGCCGTTCTTCTTTTTCCTTGGGAAGCTTATGCTGTATGATACGTCCTCAAACTATGTTGCAaacacaagaacacaaaaatcttaGTAGCGTGATGAACACAATTTCTTCTATCATTGATTAATAAAGATGATCGTAGTcgtagttttgattaattttatatagaaacgattcttttctttttcaaaagttggtTTCATAAACTTTTTAGTAGTATGAGATGTTATTATTATGTAAGTATATAAAATAAACTAGTCCAAGTGTTACagatgtatatataatataaatgtgagaaaatgagAGAGGGAGATTAATTGATGAGTACTTTTAGAGTAATAGGACGCAAAGATTGTTGAAGAATAGAAAATCTTGttgctgttgctgctgctgctgttgttggTTGATGGTGTTCATCATGAATGGcatcattgttattattattattattattatccaaacTTGGTATAACTTTGTTATTATTGGTGGCAGCACAACCCTCCACCGGTTCAGCATCACCAGGACTAATGTTGGGTGCAATATTGCTTTCTTGCTCTGGGGGCATCATTGATCAGCAAGCtaagtataaatatatatatattattacaatGAAGTAGTTAAGATCGGATAAAGAATAAGGATGAGAGAGTattggaaaagaagaagaatagaagtagaagaagaagaagaagagtcacaTGAAAGAAAAGAGTAGTAGGGGTGTTTTTGTGTAAAGTGAGAGAAGGCACGAGAAGCACACAAAGATGTGTTTGGAAATGGTAACAATATATAGTCTTAGGAATGGTGCTACTGTTTCTTTAATCTTGCATTGCTGTCACTACTATTAGGTGTTGAATCATATGTTGTTATTTGTTGGGCTATACTATGCTATGCTTGCTATATTATTATGCTAtaacaattcaaaaagaaaaaaaaaagataaagtgtTGGTGTCAGTAAGTATAATAAAGGAATAATACTCAATAGTGTTTCTTTCTTTTGGGTGTTTAATATCATTTGTGCTTTGCCCAAtgttttcttctttccctttcatACGGAAATGTATTTGCATTTTTATGTGTTTTTGTTCATGGATATAACGGTATTGCACTGCACCTTGCCACGTGGAACTAGAACATTTGTTTGATTCCTCATTTTTTTTCCGTTGTAATTTTTTGGGGGAAAAAGTAGTAGAGATTTTTAAAGTTATGtaagaatttaatttatttttttaaataataataattagaacgTGAGGGGCCCATTATAAGATTTCGTGATATCCACTTGTCCTCAAAGTATGAGATTGCATAATGCTTTTTGATATCGGTCTATTATTGTTTTGAAGTTTTGACTATGGTAGTGAATTTTCCTTTTAactttgatttttcaaaaaagtaaaagttaattagatttaatatattaaataaaaagttctgtaacttttgttaattaaataagttttaattttttattattatttataaagtaCAGATACTTTGCTAAGTTATCATCAGACATATTTTACATACGACACTTATCAATATTCGTCTTATTCACatattttttatatctaatctattttaataaaaaaataaaaaatcttctccaaattttatttaatatgtattcttcaaatgaatttaaaaataatatatattattatttactaaaatacaaaatattttaaacacgttatataattaaaaaaatatttaaaaaataaaaaattaatatatatttaatattaataaaatattaaaataacattataatttatctaaaagatattttatattatgtataatatatatatatatatatatatacgatcCCACTAGAGAACCCAATTAGAGGATAATCAACTTAGAACGGactagttaaaaaataaattcattaaaaaaaaaaagtaaaacaccAACTTCCactatcttaattttttaaatttaaaaattaaaaataaaaattattttttaattaattggcTCTAAATTAACTACATCTTGATAGTTAGTCTtttagactatatatatatatatatatatatatatatatatatatatatatatatatatatatgtgtgcctCGTAAGATTTAAACTTTATATATTTGGTCATGTGGTGTATGAAGTCCATGTTAGAGTGTCCGTGCATGATAgagtattatattttatatcaataaattaattttagaatttaaaatttataatttgagatgtttaatatttttttctcttatttttaataatagattaatttttaaaaaatattataccttttattttgttcagagtaTATTAACATTACCATAATAAAAAGGGTTAATATTATAATATCTATAAcattgtatttaatttgttaaaaatatatatatagataatatttaataaattttaaatattttattttttatttataaaaataaattaaacaatttaaacaccacaataaaaaatactataaaattcACCAAAATTCATATAGTAGTCAAGAAATGATTTCCTCTACATACATCTGAGATGTTTTCATTTTTGTGTTAATATTGTATGTGACATGCAATagaaaatgaaaagagaaaacaatCATATACGCAATTTATTGATTAAAAAGCTCGTCAGCTTAATTAAAATTCTTAGATGACCATCAATTTTCTGTACGTAAGTTTGTTAAGCACAATTTTAGATAGGCCAAAAAGCAATATATTTATCCATATCCCATTAAAAAAAGGAGTTCCATCTCAATCCTTATATTTTTGCTTTTAACCAAACAAGATTTATCTGTctactttttcaatttaatttctctCTACTTTGTATTTTCTTTCAATTGTTTTCACCATGCCACGAATCTCCTTAGCTTTCATCAAAAAGGAAAAATCTTCTATTGTacttattgaaaataaaataaacaaaaagaatataataatatataacagTATTTTCGCTGTAGAAGATCTCCAATATAGAAAACAAATAATAAGACAACTATTTTTTTACAAGTGTCcttaaaattcaaaagtcaatatAAAGATGAATTTGTACATTAATTAAAGTGGACATAATCCTTTGACTCTAACTAAGTATTTTaggtttaaaattcaaaataaaaattaaaaagaaaataaagaacaactgATAAATGTAATATCATCTCCTCTCAAATTAAATCCTATTGGTCAAACCAAACGTGTCAAATAtgtctatatttattttatttttattttttttggatgtTGATTTATACAAGAAAGAGAATAaccaaatttatatttatatactacaggaatattaaataaaataaaaatatgtagatGTTGTAATGGCCTCTCTTTATAGGGTATTTATTTATAAAGCATAGTTCCCCGGGGACGGCGATGACTTTATAGGTGTCAAGTATCCATTCATTGGTAGAGATAGTGGCTGAAATTAGTGTCTTCTTTCCCATAAAAGGCAATGGTTTTTGCAAATGGAGTCACCATCGCTATAACCTCTCTTTCTTCATGACTTCATTCCTAACCCTTTATAATTTTCTATGTTGCTGCAACAATAACCAGGTAATTATATGTTATTAGAACAAAATGGTATTTTTAACATCATAGGTGGAAATGATTATTAAATAAGAGACCAAAAAATGACCATTAGATTACACAACTATATGTAGAGTAATACTACATGTATataaaaatcagtcactaaaaccagccaccagtataaaatatatattagaatat includes:
- the LOC112712696 gene encoding ABC transporter G family member 21, whose product is MMPPEQESNIAPNISPGDAEPVEGCAATNNNKVIPSLDNNNNNNNNDAIHDEHHQPTTAAAATATRFSILQQSLRPITLKFEDVSYSISFPRKKKNGCFMHQEPKHRRKILSGVTGVARPGELTAMLGPSGSGKTTLLTALAGRLVGKVSGSITYNGRHDTAAVKRKIGFVSQDDVLYPHLTVQETLNYAAMLRLPKTLTKEEKLQHADAIIAELGLTRCRNSPVGGGVSIIRGISGGERKRVSIGLEMLINPSLLFLDEPTSGLDSTTAQLIVSVVRGLARGGRTVVTTIHQPSSRLYRMFDKVVVLSDGHPIYSGQSGRVMEYLESIGYAPAFNFVNPADFLLDLANGIVADVKHEDNVEHHEDQASIKQSLISSYKKNLYPALKEEIQRNNIDSVISSGTPRSSDNQWNTTWWEQLKVLLKRGLQERRHESFSGLRIFQVLSVSILSGLLWWHCDHSHIQDQVGLLFFFSIFWGFFPLFNAIFAFPLERPMLVKERSSGMYHLSSYYVARMLGDLPMELVLPTIFVSISYWMGGLKPSVVTFVLTLLIMLFNVLVSQGIGLALGAILMDVKQATTLASVTMLVFLLAGGYYIQHMPPFIEWLKYVSFSHYCYKLLVGVQYPENDVYDCGHGLLCRVRDFPAIKCLGIENLWEDVATLTLMLIGYRVVAYLALRMGQPH